DNA from Rhinatrema bivittatum chromosome 16, aRhiBiv1.1, whole genome shotgun sequence:
tttttttaagatatttcaGTGATAGAAGGAAGCACAAAAGTGACTTTGTGAGACTCCGAGGTGAAAGGGAGGAAAAAGCAGACTaacttaataaatatttctgtttggtgttcactgaggaagggccaggagtaggaccacagaaaacagaCACAAAGAGATTTGGAAAGGAGGtaaatctttattgatttttagaAGACCGTGTTGGTGAGGCACTACCTGAATTAAAAGTAAGGTGATGGGGCCAGACCAGATACGACCAAGTGTTTTAAGGGAATTTACAGCTCTGCCAGCTGAATTTCTCAGGGCCTCTTTAGAGTTGAGAAGCTCCAGAGGACTGGAGCCAGGCAAATATTGTTCTTCATAAAAAGTGGaagcgaggaggaggaggctggaaactacaggctggttagtgaGACCTCTGAGCGGAATCACTGTTGAGAAAGTATAGTGCAGTTTCTAGAACCCAATGGATTGCAGGATCCGAGGCAGCacagttttaccagaggtagggcTTATCAGACAAATCCGATTCATTTCTTTCATTGGGGATGCAgggagttggatcaggggagggTGTTAGATGTAATGCACTTGGATTTCAAGCGCACACACACCATAATTCAAGAACCCAAAGCCCCATTTGTCCaccacgttaaaaaaaaaaccaccccataCATCTGTGGTTATAACATGCCCGCCCCTAGAAACAGCGCTAGCCTCCACTGGAAGCAGAGAGCACACGAGCACCTGTGCCCTTGCCTCTTTCACCCCCTATTCCCAGGGCAAAGCAGTCGCCTTTGACTTACTGATGGTCACATCTCGCTTTATCATTAGTGTCCACAGGGATGACCAGCACGGGGTCAGAGAGCCTGCTGAAGTTTGGTAACCTTTCGGTTATGGCTTGGATTGGGGATTCTGATAGGTGGCACATCTCCTTGGACAGCAGGTCCAAAGGCAGAGGGGGTCCCCCCATCCCCCGTGGAAAGGAGTCACCACAAgcctcttttggttttttttcttaatgtggtCTTGGGCCTGCTCCGTTTCCCCCTCATCTACGTATCCGTGTGAACGGCCTTTTGCGATTCTTTAGCCAGGTGATGTAACCGAACTGATGCTGGCTCCCTGCTGCTGGAAACGGCTGCCTTCCCAGTTTCCACGCACCTGGAAAGCGGCAGCCTCTTGGCTCCTCTGGAAATTGTCACTGTAAGTCTCAGCTTGGCCACCTCCTCTGGCGGCTCCCTTACCTATTCGGCGAGGGATTTCCCCAGCTGGCGTCTCCAACCCTGGATATTATGCAAAGGCTGACACTCATGGGAGAGAAGCCGCCACCAGAAAAAGCATCCGGTGTAGGAGGAGCACCGTCAGCGGGGATCCCAGAGGTGCAGGCAGAGGATGAGGCCAGCGCTGCTGCTGGACTAGGCGATCCGGCATCTTCCAGCCACTGACGGAGAGGGTATTTAAAATCTCCTGCCTCTGCGTCTGTAGGTGGCAGCTGCCACTTTGGATATGAAAAATCCTGTTTCAAAGATTGAATCCCTTTTTCTGAAGTTCTGCTCATTTGgctctgctgcttttttttagGGCAGGGTGGGGGGAGTCCTGGCCACTTCCTCCTGCTCTCTGGGGCTTACAGCTCACTGgaaagatgcccccccccccatcagcctTCAAACTTCGGCAGgattttcccccccttttttttttttaatatatttccccTCCCCATGCACCTGAGATTCAAACAGCACAGCCCCACTCCTCGGCTGGGAGCCAGGCCCTTAAGAAATGATGACCAAGAGCGAGGATGATATTTTATGCCACTCAGATAGACTAAGCTTTGTATCCCCAGAGACGCCAATGGCCCAAAGCTGCCACAGCTGCCTGTGCAGGCCCAGAGCTACATTTTGGGATGAGATTGTGGAGAATCACTGAAGAAACACTAAAGGCAGGTATCAGGATAATAAGGGTCCAGGGTCCTTGGAAAGCGATCACCAAGTGTGTGGCCAGCCTACGATTTACAACGCCAGCTccgcgccccctccccccccctcacacacacacgcactccaCTATAGGATACAAAGGAAAGGGGACcatgggggggggatttaatccAAGGTTCGCCACCCACTGGCCTCCGCCACTGGGAAAGTCACTTTATTccttggtgggggaaggggaaaagtGAGATGCAACTGCTTTCATTCCTTACTGCCCCCACTCCACCTAAATATAGTTCAGTCCCCCCATgctgttctcctcaggcccaTGCGAAGACATGAAAAACTAAATATAAAGGCACCAGCCCTCCATCCTTTCAGCCTTCGCAAGAGGCTGGCCCCCACCTCCTCCTATTAGAGACAAGAACCACCCATCGCGGGGGAGGTTCAGTCCTCGGACCAAATTattccacttaaaaaaaaaaataatctaccCTCTAGGAGGCCTCAGGCCGAGGGCCTTCGCTGCCTCCCGTCTCCTTCTCCAGCCTGTACTCCTCCGGGCCCAGCACCAGCACCGTCACCTCCTTGTACCCCATGAGGTCGTGGCTGCGGGCCACCCTGGTGGCCTCGTAGATCTTCTGCACCACGGGCGGCAGCGGAGGGAAGCCTCCCGCTGCCGCCAGCCCCCGATTGTAGCTCCACTGCAGGGCATCCAGCCGGTGAAAGTACTTGGGCTGCCCCCCAGCGGAAAGGTGGCGCTGGTACTCTGCCTCCACCTCGGCCTCCATGCGGGCGGCGGGCGGGAGGGGACAGGAGCCCTCCAGCACGGCCAGGGAGAACTGCACTTGGCAATCAAAGTGCGGGAAAGGCAGGAGGGTCTTGCAAAGGCCAACGAAGAAGAGGGTGGGGAGCCTAGCGTGGACGAGATGCTTATACAGCGGGTACACGAAATCCTCGTCTACCCGCAGCCTGGCCTCGTCACCCAGGAACGGGAAGTGGTAGCTGTAACCCGTGCAAAAGATGAAGGCGTCGGCTCGATGCCTGGAGTCGTCCTCCAAGGTGACGGCGCGCCGGGAGAGGCGGCGCACGGCCGGAGCCTGCAGGAGGTTCGCCGGCAGCGGGCAATCCAGCGGTGGCTTCCTGTGGCTGAGGATCACCTGCTCCGCCGTGGCCGACAGCTCCAGGGCGATGTCCGTCCCAGAGGGTCCGGCGCCCAACAGCACCACCGTCTGTCCTGAGAAAAGCTCTGGGGAGCGGTAAGAGTGGCTGTGCAGGAGGAGGCCTGAAACAACACAAGGAAGAacgagtgagagagaggggagataagAATATGAGAAAGGGTAGAGAGAGAAAACTCTGGGAAAGAGAAAGAGTGCCTGTGCAGCAAGAGGCCCAAAATAACACAGAAAGGGGTGAAAGagtagcgagagagagagagagcaggaagagggGAAAGGGTGAGTGGTAAAGAGCACGAGAGAAGGGAGCATTGATTAGTGCAGAAAGTCATGTTCCACAGTAACTCTGGCTAAAGCAGAGAAGCCACACAGCCGAAAACAGGGACTGAAGCTGGATAGATTTATTTTCGGAAGAGCATCAGCTGCAGGTAAAGCTTCGGGCTCACCTTCAAACTCCTCCATGCCGGGAATGGGAGGGATGTAGGGTTCGGAGTAGTGTCTGtaatgggaggaagaggagagaggtagGCGGGTCAGTGGAAATGGAGGCCTCGCTGGGATGGTGCCGGTGCCATGAGAAGACccgtttccccctcccctctgtctAGCGTCAGTTCTGCTGCAAACAGCAGCAGTCGGGAGCCAGGCATGTGCTGGAGCGCATTACATGAGGGATCAAAGCACAGAATTAGGAGGTCATCTTATTTCTGTGAAAAACGTTTAGCTGACCGTTATTTGGGGTAGAGGGTTTAGTTTTGGGTATCCCATCCTTAGATAGACTCTCTGATGATAGACAAGATACCAAGAAGGTTCACTGATCTAATAACGGGGACCCAGGGACATGGAGGTGCTGAGATCTTCCAGGGACCATTTACAATAGAAGCAAGAGAAAATGTACTTACGCACTACAAATATATCAAGGGGAGCCCACAGGCTGCGCATTCCTCGGATTGTGCAGCGGTTTGGCGAGGTCCTGTCTGTAAAGGTGACATGGACCCAACAGGCTGGATGTTAGGGCACCAGCCATGCCGGTACCGCTGACGGAGAGGCCGCGCGAAGGCGTGAACCGAATAGGGGAGTCCCGTATTTTAGGCAACATTTTAAGCCACAGCTCCAAAAAAGCTTTACGCGCCACTCCCCAAGAGGATGGGGTACAGCGTAGGACAATGCTGAAAACGGTTCTGGATATCTATCTCACGGGCGGTCTCGCTCTGCAGCTGAAAAGGATCCTTCTTCTGTCATCTACCACGTAACTACGAATCGTACAGGGGTAACGGGTTCTGTCCAAGTCAGCCACAAACAGAACAAAAAGCGGGCACCCTCTAAGACTGAGGGGCGAGACATTTCGCACCTTCACAGGGAGAGAAGTTTTACTCGGAGGGCTGCTCCTTCGCTCCCTTTTTTGTATGTTCCCATGTGTGTTCTTCTGTGTAATTACAGTGAGGTGGACTTTGCGTACGTATCAAGGATTCTCTCTTTACAAATTCAAAGAAACGGGCTCCCTGTGCGGTTGAGAGTGCCACTCGGCTACGAGTGTGCCACCGAAACTTTTAATTGAAGCAGACGACCTAAACtcctaaaaagaatgaaacatgTTTTACAGTTTATACAGGAGAAGGACCTTGCTGTATTTCTTTTGTGATTTTAAGGCTCAGTCCACAGGACAGCATACGAACTActttaaaaatcaatcaaatacAAGTTTGCTTCTCTCCCATCCCCCTCTAAACCTGTTCTCTAGTGACCTTTACATTAAGAATCAGAAGGCAGGACCGTTCGGGCCATCGAATCTGGTCAAGGTAGAAATGCAAA
Protein-coding regions in this window:
- the LOC115078281 gene encoding flavin-containing monooxygenase FMO GS-OX-like 4 isoform X2, whose protein sequence is MSALLPRRGEKGRDPPDQAPLPPILEGGTRTSPGCVYPGSFQTGSGLRVKRLNTWEPKSTAEPWIAVSVQDLRIYDSSAFTGEPSVCFLTNLPKEIMTFPDHAFAPSLPSFVHHEDVLMYLQSYAERFGVLEHVKFRCLVESVRPVPSSAGQEKVAWDVTACCARNPLERVTERFHAVMVCSGHYSEPYIPPIPGMEEFEGLLLHSHSYRSPELFSGQTVVLLGAGPSGTDIALELSATAEQVILSHRKPPLDCPLPANLLQAPAVRRLSRRAVTLEDDSRHRADAFIFCTGYSYHFPFLGDEARLRVDEDFVYPLYKHLVHARLPTLFFVGLCKTLLPFPHFDCQVQFSLAVLEGSCPLPPAARMEAEVEAEYQRHLSAGGQPKYFHRLDALQWSYNRGLAAAGGFPPLPPVVQKIYEATRVARSHDLMGYKEVTVLVLGPEEYRLEKETGGSEGPRPEAS
- the LOC115078281 gene encoding senecionine N-oxygenase-like isoform X3, producing the protein MQAMASERLRVAVIGAGAAGICAARHILARQGTFAPPVVFEAADRVGGTWVYQEAPGVREDEFPVCSSMYRGLRTNLPKEIMTFPDHAFAPSLPSFVHHEDVLMYLQSYAERFGVLEHVKFRCLVESVRPVPSSAGQEKVAWDVTACCARNPLERVTERFHAVMVCSGHYSEPYIPPIPGMEEFEGLLLHSHSYRSPELFSGQTVVLLGAGPSGTDIALELSATAEQVILSHRKPPLDCPLPANLLQAPAVRRLSRRAVTLEDDSRHRADAFIFCTGYSYHFPFLGDEARLRVDEDFVYPLYKHLVHARLPTLFFVGLCKTLLPFPHFDCQVQFSLAVLEGSCPLPPAARMEAEVEAEYQRHLSAGGQPKYFHRLDALQWSYNRGLAAAGGFPPLPPVVQKIYEATRVARSHDLMGYKEVTVLVLGPEEYRLEKETGGSEGPRPEAS
- the LOC115078281 gene encoding senecionine N-oxygenase-like isoform X1 yields the protein MSALLPRRGEKGRDPPDQAPLPPILEGGTRTSPGCVYPGSFQTGSGLRVKRLNTWEPKSTAEPWIAVSVQDLRIYDSSAFTGEPSVCFLKMQAMASERLRVAVIGAGAAGICAARHILARQGTFAPPVVFEAADRVGGTWVYQEAPGVREDEFPVCSSMYRGLRTNLPKEIMTFPDHAFAPSLPSFVHHEDVLMYLQSYAERFGVLEHVKFRCLVESVRPVPSSAGQEKVAWDVTACCARNPLERVTERFHAVMVCSGHYSEPYIPPIPGMEEFEGLLLHSHSYRSPELFSGQTVVLLGAGPSGTDIALELSATAEQVILSHRKPPLDCPLPANLLQAPAVRRLSRRAVTLEDDSRHRADAFIFCTGYSYHFPFLGDEARLRVDEDFVYPLYKHLVHARLPTLFFVGLCKTLLPFPHFDCQVQFSLAVLEGSCPLPPAARMEAEVEAEYQRHLSAGGQPKYFHRLDALQWSYNRGLAAAGGFPPLPPVVQKIYEATRVARSHDLMGYKEVTVLVLGPEEYRLEKETGGSEGPRPEAS